One window of Atribacter laminatus genomic DNA carries:
- a CDS encoding TIM barrel protein: MYPWHATFHMGIVHFMAYPQVKTENEILESVHKILNDDFFQAIEVNVSYEDIILEKISALCETADVEFLLGAQPFLLSKKINLNAGDDEERQQALELCKLQIERSYRCRARALTFLSGQYDFIEKKEELKQNLIHSLKELCHYSQEIGNTAGYQLGIDLEIFDHTIDKKVLIGPAPDAFDIAKNVKADYPAFSLTVDLSHIPLTFEDPYYVLKLLAPFIGHVHIGNGILDKKNPFYGDHHPRFGIAGGCNDYQEVANFLIALEKIDYFHQRVMTKKPVISFEVKPLPHEDSDLVVANSKRKFLAALDKVHIDHKELENKI, translated from the coding sequence ATGTATCCGTGGCACGCAACTTTTCACATGGGTATTGTCCATTTTATGGCTTACCCTCAGGTTAAAACCGAGAACGAAATCTTAGAATCGGTCCATAAAATTTTAAATGATGACTTTTTCCAAGCAATTGAAGTGAATGTGTCGTATGAAGACATCATTTTAGAAAAAATTTCAGCTCTATGTGAAACAGCTGATGTTGAATTTTTACTCGGAGCACAACCATTTCTTTTATCAAAAAAGATCAATCTCAATGCAGGAGATGATGAAGAAAGACAACAAGCTCTTGAATTGTGCAAGCTGCAAATTGAGCGTTCATATCGGTGCCGGGCTCGCGCTTTAACCTTTTTATCGGGCCAGTATGATTTTATAGAAAAAAAAGAGGAATTAAAACAAAATTTGATTCATTCTTTAAAAGAATTGTGTCATTATTCCCAAGAAATAGGCAATACAGCAGGATATCAATTGGGGATCGACCTCGAAATATTTGATCATACTATTGATAAGAAAGTATTAATCGGTCCGGCTCCCGATGCCTTTGATATAGCAAAGAATGTAAAAGCTGATTATCCAGCCTTTTCTTTAACTGTTGACCTTTCTCATATACCTTTAACCTTTGAGGATCCATACTACGTATTGAAACTATTGGCTCCCTTTATTGGCCATGTCCATATAGGAAATGGTATCCTGGATAAGAAAAATCCTTTTTATGGAGATCATCATCCACGTTTTGGGATTGCCGGCGGCTGTAATGATTATCAAGAGGTAGCCAACTTTTTAATTGCGCTGGAAAAAATTGATTATTTTCACCAAAGGGTTATGACCAAAAAACCAGTCATTTCTTTTGAAGTGAAACCATTGCCTCATGAGGATTCGGATTTAGTCGTGGCTAATTCAAAAAGAAAATTTTTAGCGGCTTTAGATAAAGTTCACATCGATCATAAAGAATTGGAAAATAAGATATGA
- a CDS encoding YbhB/YbcL family Raf kinase inhibitor-like protein, which yields MSISMFFVILILLILVFTFFNFVERAFAINTDQFILKSPSFSQGSIIPKKFTCEGENISPELIWENLPESTVSLVLICEDPDAPVGIWTHWVLYNIPTGLHSIPENLNSHEDLITQEKILVGMNDFKKLGYGGPCPPPGKPHRYFFRLLALNAKLDQKSGLNRDQVLAAIKGQVIKEAQLVGLYGR from the coding sequence ATGAGTATAAGTATGTTTTTTGTGATTCTTATTCTATTAATTTTGGTATTTACATTTTTTAATTTTGTCGAGAGAGCTTTTGCAATAAATACAGACCAATTTATATTAAAAAGTCCATCCTTTAGCCAAGGAAGCATAATTCCAAAAAAGTTTACTTGTGAAGGAGAGAACATTTCTCCAGAATTAATCTGGGAGAACCTTCCAGAGAGCACGGTTAGTCTAGTCCTTATCTGTGAAGACCCTGATGCTCCGGTTGGGATATGGACTCACTGGGTTCTATACAATATTCCTACGGGGTTGCATTCGATTCCGGAAAACCTAAATAGTCATGAAGATTTGATTACTCAAGAGAAAATTTTAGTTGGAATGAATGATTTTAAAAAATTGGGATATGGGGGTCCTTGCCCACCTCCGGGTAAACCACATCGCTATTTTTTCCGCCTGTTGGCTTTAAATGCAAAACTTGACCAGAAAAGTGGATTAAATCGAGATCAAGTGTTGGCAGCTATCAAAGGACAGGTTATAAAAGAAGCACAACTTGTTGGATTATACGGTCGTTGA